From the Saccharomonospora marina XMU15 genome, the window GACGCAGAACTTCTCGGGGCAGAACTTCTCGGCGCAGGACTATCCGACGCAGAACTTCGCCGCGGCGGACTCACCCACGCGCGACCTGCGGCCGGTCGGCGAGGCCGCGCAGGCCACCCAGGCCACACCTGCCGCTCGGGCAGCTCAGGCACTCAAGGAGTGGCTGCGCGGCAAGCCTGCGCTGGTCACCGGCGCGGTGCTCGGTGCTCTGGTGCTGATCTACGGCGTCGACCTGCTGGTCACCAACGGCGACGTGCCACGGGGGGTCACGGTGGCGGGAGTCGACGTCGGCGGCCTCAGCCATGCCGAAGCCGAGGACCTGCTGCGTGAGCAACTCGAACCGCGCATGAACCAGCCGGTGACCTTCGTCGCCGGTGACGTGCAGGACCAGTTCGAGCCCGAGCAGGCAGGCCTTCGGCTGGACTGGAAAGCGACCCTCGACCAGGCGGGTGACCAACCACTCAGCCCGTTCACCCGCATCGCCTCCTTCTTCACCACCACCGAGGTCGGCGTGGTGACGCAGGCGGAGCCCAACCAGCTCGAGAACGCGATGGCGGCATTGCGCAACAAGATCGACCGCAAGCCCACCGAGGGCAACATCGTGTTCGAAGGCGCCACGCCGGTACCCGTGGAACCCAAACAGGGCCAGGAACTCGAGGTCGAGCGGGCCAGGGCGACGATCCTGGCGCACTGGGTCTCCGGACAACGGCTCACGCTGCCCGTCAGGTCGACCCCGGTCACCATCACCCCGGAAGCGGTCAACACGGCGATGGAGCAGATCGCCAAGCCCGCCGTGTCGGCGCCGGTGGTCGTGCACGGCGAGGGCGCCGACGGCAGCCTCGAACCCGAGGAGATCGCCGCGGGCCTGTCGTTCGCCGCCGAGAACGGCGCGCTGGTTCCCAAACTCGACCAGAAGAAGATCGTCGCCGGTGTCGAGGAAGAACTGGCGAGCACCGAGCAGGAGGGCAAGGACGCCACGATCGTCTTCGACGGTGGGCAGCCGCGTGTGGAGCCCTCGGTGGACGGCAACCAGATCAACTGGGGCGAAACGCTCAAGCCGCTCGCCGAGGTGCTCAAGAAGCCGGACGGCCGCGAACTCACCGCGCTGTACGAGAAGAAGCCCGCCAAGATGACCACCGAGGACGCCAACAAGCTCGGCATCAAGGAAGTCGTCAGCGAGTTCACCACCGGCGGCTTCGCCGCCGACTCCGGCGTGAACATCCGAAGGGTCGCCGAGCAGGTCAACGGCGCCATCGTCAAGCCGGGCGAGACCTTCAGCCTCAACGGCCACACCGGGCCGCGCACGAAGGCCCAGGGCTACGTCGAGGCAGGCATCATCGACCACGGAGCGCCGGGCAAGGCGGTCGGCGGCGGCATCTCGCAGTTCGCCACCACGCTGTACAACGCCTCCTACTTCGCGGGCATGACCGACGCCGGGCACAAGGAGCACAGCTACTACATCAGCAGGTACCCCGAAGGCAGGGAAGCCACGGTGTTCCAGAACCCCGACGGCTCCAGCGTCATCGACCTGCGGTTCACCAACGACAGCCCGACCGGCGTGGCCATCCAGACCATCTGGACGCCCTCCAGCATCACGGTGCGGATGTGGGGCACCAAGCACTACGACGTCCAGTCGGTCACCGGTGACCGGACCAACTTCGTGCAGCCACAAACCACGGACGGCCCCAAGGAGAACTGCGTGCCCAGCGACGGGGCACCCGGCTTCACCGTCACCGACACCCGCATCATCCGTGACGCGAGCACCGGGGCCGAGATCCGCAGGGAGTCACGCACGGTGAAGTACAACCCGCAGAACAAGATCGTGTGCAAGAAGCGCGACGACTGACCGCCGCGCCGCCTGCTCGAGAATCCGCTGGCCCCGAAGGGCCGCGGCTGCCAGGCTGAGTACGTAGGCGACCACCGGCCGCCGCGATCCTGTGGGAGGCAACCATGACCGAACCGGCACCGTCGGGCGAGGACGAGCACGACGCCGACGTGAAGCGCAAGTTCCGCGAGGCACTGCGGCGCAAGCAGGCCAGGGCCAAGGCGGGTGCCTCCCACGAGAACTTCGGTTCCCGGATCACGCAGGCACACGGCCCTGCCGCGCACAAGCGCGACTTCCGCCGCAAGAGCGGCTGAAACGTCGTCGCAAGCGGCCCCGGGTCCGCCGGTTTCGCGGCCCCGGGGCCACTCGCCCCCTCAGCTCACGAGGACGGCACGAGGATGGAGCGCAGTCTCGGCACCTCGGCCATCCGCCGCTGTGCCAACCGGTCGGCCGCCGTCACCGGCGGCACACCCTCTTCGGAGGCCAGCTCGAACACCGCCTTCGCGGTGTCGTACAACCTGCCCGCCCTTCGCTTGGCGCGCTCGAAGTCGAACCCGTTCAGCTCGTCGCTCACCTGGATCACTCCCCCGGCGTTGACGAGGTAGTCGGGGGCGAACAGGATGCCGCGCTCCTCGAGCAGCTTCTCCACTCCCGCGTGGGCGAGTTGGTTGTTGGCCGCTCCGCACACCACTCGCGCCCGCAGCAGCTGCGCCGCCTGCTCGTCGAGCACCCCACCGAGCGCGCAGGGCGCGAAGACGTCCAGGTCCGCCCGCAGCAACTCGGCGGTGTCGGCGACCACGTCCACCCCCGGATGGGCGGCACGCACCCGGTCGATCGCCTGCTGCGACACGTCGGTGACCACTACCTGCGCGCCTGCCCGAACCAGGTGGTCGACCAGCAGGTGCCCGACCTTGCCGACGCCTGCCACACCGATACGCCTGCCGC encodes:
- a CDS encoding VanW family protein — protein: MPQDRQWPESHSEQTDVLPVVPPHPEGGAEQHGNEHAQHGNETTQHIPQTPPGPTAQSATTQDQATQHFTPQGQAPQGQAPQSHPTQNFSGQNFSAQDYPTQNFAAADSPTRDLRPVGEAAQATQATPAARAAQALKEWLRGKPALVTGAVLGALVLIYGVDLLVTNGDVPRGVTVAGVDVGGLSHAEAEDLLREQLEPRMNQPVTFVAGDVQDQFEPEQAGLRLDWKATLDQAGDQPLSPFTRIASFFTTTEVGVVTQAEPNQLENAMAALRNKIDRKPTEGNIVFEGATPVPVEPKQGQELEVERARATILAHWVSGQRLTLPVRSTPVTITPEAVNTAMEQIAKPAVSAPVVVHGEGADGSLEPEEIAAGLSFAAENGALVPKLDQKKIVAGVEEELASTEQEGKDATIVFDGGQPRVEPSVDGNQINWGETLKPLAEVLKKPDGRELTALYEKKPAKMTTEDANKLGIKEVVSEFTTGGFAADSGVNIRRVAEQVNGAIVKPGETFSLNGHTGPRTKAQGYVEAGIIDHGAPGKAVGGGISQFATTLYNASYFAGMTDAGHKEHSYYISRYPEGREATVFQNPDGSSVIDLRFTNDSPTGVAIQTIWTPSSITVRMWGTKHYDVQSVTGDRTNFVQPQTTDGPKENCVPSDGAPGFTVTDTRIIRDASTGAEIRRESRTVKYNPQNKIVCKKRDD
- a CDS encoding DUF5302 domain-containing protein; this encodes MTEPAPSGEDEHDADVKRKFREALRRKQARAKAGASHENFGSRITQAHGPAAHKRDFRRKSG
- a CDS encoding Glu/Leu/Phe/Val family dehydrogenase, whose amino-acid sequence is MTEGVFGRDSGHEQVVFCADARTGLKAIIAVYSTALGPALGGTRFYPYADEAAALTDVLALSKGMAYKNALAGLDLGGGKAVIIGDPRADKSEALLRAYGRFVQSLGGRYITACDVGTYVTDMDVVARETRFVTGRSVDEGGAGDSSTLTAYGVFQGMLASVEHVWGTPQLRGRRIGVAGVGKVGHLLVDHLVRAGAQVVVTDVSQQAIDRVRAAHPGVDVVADTAELLRADLDVFAPCALGGVLDEQAAQLLRARVVCGAANNQLAHAGVEKLLEERGILFAPDYLVNAGGVIQVSDELNGFDFERAKRRAGRLYDTAKAVFELASEEGVPPVTAADRLAQRRMAEVPRLRSILVPSS